In Mixta intestinalis, the following are encoded in one genomic region:
- the hutI gene encoding imidazolonepropionase, giving the protein MQLLSTDVIWRNVRLATLDPTRPEPYGMLENHDLILRNDRILAITPQGEASGGIVHDGGGRLVTPGLIDCHTHLVFGGNRAAEWEQRLNGVSYQEISARGGGINATVKATREASESELLSLAAVRLQRLLREGVTTVEIKSGYGLSLQSEAKMLRVAHQLAERYPVEISRTLLAAHAAPAEYRDDRDGYITLICETLLPQLWQEGLFEAVDVFCESVGFSPQQCERVFNAARQHGIPIKGHVEQLSLLGGAQLVSRYQGLSADHIEYLDEHGVKAMSASSTVAVLLPGAFYFLRENRQPPVAMLRQHNVPMAVATDYNPGTSPFASLHLAMNMACVQFGLTPEEAWAGVTRHAAQALGRQNTHGQLKAGYVADFCLWDADQPVEMVYEPGRSPLHARVYRGDITYGSGL; this is encoded by the coding sequence GTGCAACTGCTATCCACCGACGTTATCTGGCGCAACGTCAGACTGGCAACACTCGATCCTACTCGTCCCGAACCTTATGGCATGCTGGAAAACCATGACCTTATTCTGCGCAACGATCGCATTCTTGCCATTACGCCTCAAGGTGAGGCCTCTGGCGGCATCGTTCACGATGGCGGTGGAAGATTGGTCACACCCGGTCTGATTGATTGCCATACTCACCTCGTTTTTGGCGGCAACCGCGCCGCAGAATGGGAGCAGCGTCTGAACGGCGTCTCTTATCAGGAGATCAGCGCTCGCGGCGGCGGCATTAACGCTACGGTAAAAGCAACCCGCGAAGCATCAGAAAGTGAACTCTTGTCGCTGGCTGCCGTTCGTCTGCAACGGCTACTGCGCGAAGGCGTAACCACCGTTGAAATTAAATCAGGCTATGGCCTTTCGTTGCAGAGCGAAGCCAAGATGCTGCGCGTAGCCCACCAGCTGGCGGAACGTTATCCGGTAGAAATCAGCCGAACGCTGCTGGCTGCGCATGCAGCACCGGCGGAATATCGTGACGATCGGGATGGCTATATCACGCTAATTTGCGAAACGCTGCTTCCCCAGCTCTGGCAGGAAGGACTATTCGAAGCGGTAGATGTCTTTTGCGAAAGCGTCGGTTTTAGTCCGCAACAGTGCGAACGTGTATTTAACGCCGCACGGCAGCACGGTATCCCGATAAAAGGCCATGTGGAACAACTGTCGCTGCTTGGCGGCGCGCAGCTGGTAAGCCGCTATCAGGGGCTTTCTGCCGATCATATTGAATACCTTGATGAACATGGCGTTAAAGCCATGAGTGCCAGCAGTACGGTAGCGGTACTGTTACCCGGTGCCTTCTATTTCTTGCGAGAAAACCGCCAGCCGCCGGTGGCAATGCTGCGTCAGCACAACGTCCCAATGGCGGTTGCAACCGATTACAACCCTGGCACCAGTCCTTTTGCCAGCCTGCATCTGGCGATGAATATGGCCTGCGTGCAGTTTGGGCTTACGCCAGAGGAAGCCTGGGCTGGGGTTACCCGCCACGCGGCGCAGGCGCTGGGACGGCAAAATACGCACGGTCAACTTAAAGCCGGATATGTAGCCGATTTCTGCCTGTGGGATGCGGATCAACCAGTGGAAATGGTGTATGAACCCGGCCGCAGCCCGCTTCACGCCCGCGTTTATCGCGGCGATATCACGTATGGGAGCGGCTTATGA
- a CDS encoding histidine utilization repressor, with protein sequence MFSPRSRSASVTAPVPFYEKVKQAISQKISAGEWRPHDRIPSEAELVAQFGFSRMTINRALRELTDEGWLVRLQGVGTFVAEPKGQSALFEIRSIADEITARHHQHRCQVLKLEQTDASFNLAASLNVAEGTPIFHSLIIHFENDIPVQIEDRCVNAAAAPEYLQQDFTHTTPHAYLSLVAPLTEGEHIVEAVRARPEECALLQIEESEPCLLIHRRTWSTQHIVSHARLLFPGSRYRLQGHFMS encoded by the coding sequence ATGTTCTCGCCCCGCTCCCGATCGGCATCCGTTACCGCGCCCGTGCCGTTTTACGAAAAGGTAAAACAGGCTATCAGCCAGAAGATCAGCGCAGGCGAATGGCGTCCACACGATCGTATTCCCTCCGAGGCGGAGCTGGTGGCACAGTTCGGCTTCAGCCGCATGACGATCAACCGTGCACTGCGAGAGCTTACCGATGAAGGCTGGCTGGTGCGTTTACAGGGCGTGGGCACTTTTGTTGCAGAACCTAAAGGCCAGTCGGCGCTGTTTGAAATTCGCAGCATCGCCGATGAAATTACAGCCCGCCATCATCAGCATCGCTGTCAGGTATTAAAGCTGGAGCAAACGGATGCCAGCTTTAACCTGGCGGCATCGCTGAACGTAGCGGAAGGTACGCCGATATTTCACTCGCTGATTATTCATTTCGAAAATGATATTCCGGTTCAGATAGAAGATCGCTGCGTTAATGCGGCGGCGGCACCGGAATATCTACAGCAGGATTTCACCCATACCACGCCGCACGCTTATCTTTCGCTGGTAGCACCGCTGACGGAAGGTGAGCATATCGTAGAGGCGGTTCGGGCGCGGCCTGAAGAGTGCGCACTGTTGCAGATTGAAGAAAGTGAGCCTTGTCTGCTGATCCATCGTCGCACCTGGTCAACCCAGCATATCGTTTCCCATGCGCGCCTGCTTTTTCCCGGATCGCGCTATCGCCTACAGGGACATTTTATGTCCTGA
- the hutU gene encoding urocanate hydratase, with product MSQSKYRNQEIRAPRGTTLNAKSWLTEAPLRMLMNNLDPDVAENPHELVVYGGIGRAARNWECFDAIIATLKELENDETLLVQSGKPVGVFKTHDNAPRVLIANSNLVPHWATWEHFNELDAKGLAMYGQMTAGSWIYIGSQGIVQGTYETFVEAGRQHYNGDLTGRWVLTAGLGGMGGAQPLAATLAGASSLNIECQQSRIDFRLRTRYVDEQAASLDDALARIKKYTAEGRAVSVALCGNAAEILPELVKRGVRPDMVTDQTSAHDPLHGYLPAGWSWDEYQRRAESEPQQVITAAKRSMAEHVRAMLAFKAMGIPTFDYGNNIRQMAKEMGVENAFDFPGFVPAYIRPLFCRGIGPFRWVALSGDPQDIYKTDAKVKELIKDDKHLHHWLDMARERISFQGLPARICWVGLEWRQKLGLAFNEMVRSGEVSAPIVIGRDHLDSGSVASPNRETEAMRDGSDAVSDWPLLNALLNTAGGATWVSLHHGGGVGMGFSQHAGMVIVCDGTDEAAARIARVLHNDPATGVMRHADAGYEIAINCAAEQNLNLPMITAAQGKR from the coding sequence ATGTCGCAAAGCAAATACCGCAACCAGGAGATCCGCGCCCCGCGTGGAACCACGCTCAATGCCAAAAGCTGGCTGACTGAAGCGCCGCTGCGCATGTTAATGAATAACCTCGATCCCGACGTAGCGGAAAACCCACATGAGCTGGTGGTCTATGGCGGCATCGGTCGTGCGGCCCGTAACTGGGAATGCTTCGACGCCATTATCGCCACGTTGAAAGAGCTGGAAAACGATGAAACCTTGCTGGTGCAGTCCGGCAAGCCGGTTGGCGTATTTAAAACCCATGACAATGCACCGCGCGTGCTGATTGCTAACTCCAACCTGGTCCCGCACTGGGCCACCTGGGAGCACTTTAACGAACTGGATGCCAAAGGCCTGGCAATGTATGGCCAGATGACTGCCGGAAGCTGGATCTATATCGGCAGCCAGGGGATTGTGCAGGGAACCTATGAAACCTTTGTTGAGGCGGGCCGCCAGCATTATAACGGCGACCTGACCGGACGTTGGGTATTAACCGCCGGGCTCGGTGGAATGGGCGGCGCACAGCCGCTGGCGGCTACGCTCGCGGGTGCCAGTTCACTGAATATCGAGTGCCAGCAGAGCCGTATCGATTTTCGCCTGCGTACCCGCTACGTTGATGAGCAAGCCGCTTCTCTGGATGATGCGCTGGCGCGCATTAAAAAATATACCGCCGAAGGCAGAGCGGTGTCCGTGGCGCTGTGCGGCAATGCAGCGGAGATCCTGCCGGAGCTGGTCAAACGCGGCGTGCGTCCCGATATGGTTACCGATCAAACCAGCGCGCACGATCCGCTGCACGGCTATCTGCCTGCCGGCTGGAGCTGGGATGAGTATCAACGCCGCGCTGAAAGCGAACCACAGCAGGTAATAACCGCCGCCAAACGCTCAATGGCGGAGCATGTACGGGCGATGCTGGCGTTTAAAGCGATGGGCATTCCCACTTTCGACTACGGCAATAATATCCGCCAGATGGCGAAAGAGATGGGCGTCGAAAACGCTTTCGATTTTCCAGGCTTCGTCCCTGCCTATATTCGCCCCCTTTTCTGCCGCGGCATTGGCCCTTTCCGCTGGGTAGCGCTCTCCGGCGATCCGCAGGATATCTATAAAACCGACGCCAAAGTAAAAGAACTCATCAAGGATGATAAGCATCTGCATCACTGGCTGGATATGGCGCGTGAACGCATCAGCTTCCAGGGCTTGCCTGCCCGCATCTGCTGGGTAGGACTGGAGTGGCGTCAGAAGCTGGGGCTGGCGTTTAACGAAATGGTGCGTAGCGGCGAAGTTTCCGCGCCGATTGTGATTGGGCGCGATCATCTGGATTCCGGCTCGGTAGCCAGCCCTAACCGTGAAACCGAAGCAATGCGTGACGGTTCAGACGCGGTATCCGACTGGCCGCTGCTTAACGCACTGCTCAATACCGCTGGCGGTGCCACCTGGGTTTCGCTACACCACGGCGGTGGCGTAGGCATGGGCTTCTCGCAGCATGCCGGTATGGTGATCGTCTGCGACGGCACCGATGAGGCGGCGGCACGCATCGCCCGCGTACTACACAACGATCCGGCAACTGGCGTGATGCGTCATGCCGATGCCGGTTATGAAATTGCCATTAACTGCGCGGCAGAACAGAACCTTAATCTGCCGATGATTACTGCTGCTCAGGGGAAACGCTGA
- the hutG gene encoding formimidoylglutamase, translated as MKQWRSVSPDIWQGRDDTQEAANALRLFQTTRRYSDFSPEQVQEEITLIGFECDEGVKRNHGRPGAAQAPDVLRRSLANMASHQEHQRLADLGNIFVSADNLEDAQQTLREAVLACQRAGKRTLVLGGGHETACGHGLGVLDAFPKKKVGIINLDAHLDLRHATHATSGTPFRQLAQYCDTQQRDFRYACFGLSMAANTQALLDEAAKRQVTIVEDLCCLNAPEATLATLHQFIAQLDIIYLTVDLDVLPGWEMPAVSAPAPLGLPAAILMRLIEPICRSGKLQAVDLVEFNPAYDRDKQGANLAARIAWQIVRWWG; from the coding sequence ATGAAACAATGGCGCTCAGTTTCACCCGACATCTGGCAAGGGCGAGATGACACACAAGAGGCGGCAAATGCGCTGCGCCTGTTTCAGACAACCAGGCGTTATAGCGATTTTTCTCCTGAGCAGGTACAGGAGGAGATTACGCTAATCGGTTTCGAATGCGATGAAGGGGTAAAGCGCAACCACGGGCGGCCCGGCGCTGCTCAGGCACCCGATGTGCTGCGACGCTCGTTGGCTAATATGGCAAGCCATCAGGAACATCAACGCCTGGCCGATCTGGGCAATATCTTTGTCTCAGCGGATAATCTGGAAGATGCGCAGCAGACGTTACGTGAAGCGGTACTGGCCTGCCAGCGCGCAGGAAAGCGCACTTTGGTGTTAGGCGGCGGACATGAAACCGCCTGTGGGCACGGGCTTGGCGTACTGGATGCTTTCCCAAAGAAAAAGGTTGGTATCATTAATCTGGATGCGCATCTTGATTTACGCCATGCAACACACGCAACATCTGGTACTCCGTTCCGCCAGCTGGCGCAATATTGCGATACGCAACAGCGAGATTTCCGCTACGCCTGCTTCGGCTTAAGTATGGCAGCAAATACCCAGGCGCTGCTCGATGAAGCGGCAAAACGTCAGGTCACCATCGTGGAAGATTTATGCTGCCTCAACGCGCCTGAAGCGACGCTTGCCACACTGCATCAGTTTATCGCGCAGCTGGATATTATCTATCTGACGGTGGATCTTGATGTTCTTCCGGGCTGGGAAATGCCCGCCGTTTCCGCACCCGCGCCGCTCGGCCTTCCCGCTGCGATATTAATGCGGCTGATTGAGCCGATATGCCGCAGCGGTAAACTCCAGGCGGTAGATCTGGTGGAGTTTAATCCCGCTTACGATCGTGACAAACAGGGCGCTAATCTGGCGGCGCGCATCGCCTGGCAGATTGTTCGCTGGTGGGGATAA